One Candidatus Ornithobacterium hominis genomic region harbors:
- a CDS encoding M1 family metallopeptidase, giving the protein MLKTNYFLSFLFLLTTNLSFAQDWQQKADYVMNISVDVQNYRYTGEMDFTYHNHSPDELKELYFHLYFNAFQPRSVMNQRLSHITDPDRRMVNTSQIGERRIFKSKIDTLQPQHQGYQKILSLRQGNQNLEFSVQGTILKVILKKPIQPKSSAKLEMKWEAQIPPIIRRAGKLNQEGVAFSMAQWYPKVAAYDRAGWHLDEYVAREFYAPFGDFDVKIKLPQKYIVGASGKLINANEMPGYGQAVKRKWNTWHFKAENIHDFAWAADPDFVVDSAQSGRSPQLYFVYKNSLAEAYKENWKKVQPLTLQFFKFMNQRFGEYPWETYSIVQGGDGGMEYGTSTLVTGERSLESLAGLIFHEGAHSWFQHLFGIDETQNEWMDEGFTSYAETKAMAAIVENKNPDGIGVHQDAYNGYYNLIQSNVEEPLSLLADYFRYNYTYGISAYSKGQVFVAQLGYIIGEEALRKTFLQFYKRWKFKHPDEKDFIKMATKVSDIHLKWYNNLFINTTRHIDYGIESVEGKKISLRNYADFPMPLDVLVTFKDGSQKLFYIPLHAMRGHKTFEKEYYPQADYQALDFWAWASPTYSFEVEKEIQKVEIDPTKRLADYRSENNIYQK; this is encoded by the coding sequence ATGTTGAAAACCAATTATTTTTTAAGCTTTTTATTTTTATTAACAACAAATCTTTCTTTTGCTCAAGATTGGCAGCAAAAGGCTGATTATGTGATGAATATTTCTGTCGATGTACAAAACTACCGCTACACTGGTGAGATGGATTTCACCTACCATAATCATTCTCCCGATGAGCTAAAAGAGCTTTATTTTCATTTATATTTCAATGCTTTTCAACCCCGTAGCGTAATGAATCAGCGGCTCAGCCACATTACCGACCCCGATAGGCGTATGGTCAATACTTCACAAATCGGTGAAAGACGTATCTTTAAAAGTAAAATTGATACGCTACAGCCTCAGCATCAAGGTTATCAGAAAATTTTAAGTCTCCGTCAAGGCAATCAAAATTTGGAATTTAGCGTTCAAGGAACAATATTAAAGGTGATATTAAAAAAGCCTATTCAGCCTAAAAGTTCTGCAAAATTAGAAATGAAATGGGAAGCTCAAATTCCACCAATCATCCGCCGAGCTGGGAAATTAAACCAAGAAGGAGTTGCTTTTTCTATGGCGCAGTGGTATCCTAAAGTTGCAGCTTATGACCGAGCAGGTTGGCATTTAGACGAATATGTTGCACGGGAGTTCTATGCACCGTTTGGTGATTTTGATGTTAAAATTAAATTACCTCAGAAATACATTGTTGGAGCATCGGGAAAACTCATCAATGCCAATGAAATGCCGGGCTATGGGCAAGCGGTGAAAAGAAAGTGGAACACATGGCATTTCAAAGCTGAGAATATTCACGATTTTGCTTGGGCTGCCGACCCTGATTTTGTGGTAGATTCAGCTCAGTCTGGTCGTAGCCCTCAATTATATTTCGTTTATAAAAATAGTTTAGCCGAAGCTTACAAAGAAAACTGGAAAAAAGTACAGCCGCTAACACTTCAATTTTTTAAATTTATGAATCAGCGTTTTGGGGAATATCCTTGGGAGACTTACAGCATCGTGCAAGGTGGCGATGGAGGAATGGAATATGGAACATCAACACTCGTTACCGGCGAGCGGAGCTTGGAGAGTCTAGCTGGATTGATTTTTCACGAGGGAGCGCATTCTTGGTTTCAGCATCTTTTTGGTATTGATGAAACGCAAAATGAATGGATGGATGAAGGCTTCACTAGCTACGCCGAGACTAAAGCGATGGCTGCCATCGTTGAAAATAAAAATCCTGATGGGATTGGCGTTCACCAAGATGCCTACAATGGCTATTATAATTTGATTCAAAGCAATGTAGAAGAACCACTGAGTTTATTAGCCGATTATTTCCGTTACAATTATACATACGGTATATCTGCTTACTCAAAGGGGCAAGTCTTTGTTGCACAGCTGGGTTACATCATTGGTGAAGAAGCTTTGAGGAAAACTTTTTTACAATTTTATAAACGATGGAAATTTAAACATCCAGACGAGAAAGATTTTATAAAAATGGCCACGAAGGTCTCGGACATTCATTTAAAATGGTATAACAATCTATTCATCAACACAACTCGGCACATCGACTACGGGATAGAATCTGTCGAAGGGAAAAAAATAAGCCTTAGAAATTATGCTGATTTTCCCATGCCGCTAGATGTTTTGGTTACCTTCAAAGATGGAAGTCAAAAGCTTTTCTATATTCCGCTACACGCTATGCGAGGTCACAAAACTTTTGAAAAAGAATATTACCCGCAAGCCGATTATCAAGCTTTAGATTTTTGGGCTTGGGCTTCGCCAACTTATTCTTTTGAAGTGGAAAAAGAAATCCAAAAAGTGGAAATAGATCCGACCAAACGCTTAGCCGATTATCGTTCAGAAAATAATATTTACCAGAAATAA
- a CDS encoding ABC transporter substrate-binding protein, whose protein sequence is MKNIFYFFFAISIFLGCKKTTQNTDFKTESKINPLTYAKAISWEKDENSLKIIQNKHTQSIAKSKIPLQKIILLSSSAIGYLEGIDALSQVQGVFDADWCYSPKLHQMIANGEIEDLGKSAAPDIEKILTLKPDAVLTYTQPQQAKLFQLLENQGINVIYLDEYNETTPLGKAEYLKLYGELFGKENLADSLFTKIEKNYKALKNSVVNSSKPRVFTNTMRGDIWYMSGGESFVAQYLGDAGANYIWSNDSHLGNINLSFEEVYQKAKDADFWVNAGDFTSLQNLEKAYKNHKFFKAFQNAQVYSFTKKVNEKGANDYFETGNIRVDWVLNDLIKIFHPEKAQNHDFQFYQKLQ, encoded by the coding sequence ATGAAAAACATATTTTACTTTTTCTTTGCTATTTCTATTTTTTTAGGGTGTAAAAAAACAACTCAAAACACTGATTTTAAGACAGAAAGTAAAATAAATCCGCTCACTTATGCCAAAGCAATCAGCTGGGAAAAAGATGAGAATTCTCTCAAAATCATACAAAACAAGCACACCCAATCCATTGCAAAGAGTAAAATCCCTTTGCAAAAAATCATTCTTCTTTCCTCCTCAGCTATCGGTTATTTAGAAGGCATTGATGCTCTCTCACAAGTTCAGGGTGTTTTTGATGCAGACTGGTGCTACAGCCCAAAGCTACATCAAATGATTGCCAACGGAGAAATTGAAGACTTAGGGAAAAGTGCTGCACCAGACATCGAGAAGATTCTCACGCTAAAACCAGATGCCGTATTAACCTACACCCAACCTCAGCAAGCTAAACTTTTTCAATTATTAGAAAATCAAGGCATCAACGTCATTTATCTCGATGAATATAATGAAACCACTCCTTTAGGCAAAGCAGAATATTTGAAATTATACGGCGAATTGTTTGGCAAAGAAAATCTAGCTGATTCCCTCTTCACCAAAATTGAAAAAAATTATAAAGCCTTAAAAAATTCTGTAGTAAATTCTTCTAAACCCCGTGTATTTACCAACACGATGCGCGGTGACATTTGGTATATGAGCGGCGGAGAAAGTTTTGTAGCTCAATATCTGGGTGATGCTGGCGCTAACTACATCTGGAGCAACGATTCGCACCTAGGCAATATCAATTTGTCCTTTGAAGAAGTTTACCAAAAAGCTAAAGATGCTGATTTTTGGGTCAATGCTGGGGACTTCACTTCCCTCCAAAATTTAGAAAAGGCTTATAAAAATCATAAATTTTTTAAAGCTTTTCAAAATGCTCAAGTTTATAGTTTCACCAAAAAAGTCAATGAAAAAGGAGCAAATGACTATTTCGAAACAGGGAACATCCGTGTAGACTGGGTTTTAAATGATTTAATTAAAATTTTTCATCCAGAAAAAGCACAAAACCATGATTTTCAATTTTATCAAAAACTACAATAA